The following are from one region of the Molothrus aeneus isolate 106 chromosome 7, BPBGC_Maene_1.0, whole genome shotgun sequence genome:
- the PDK1 gene encoding pyruvate dehydrogenase (acetyl-transferring) kinase isozyme 1, mitochondrial, translating into MRLLRALLRGAAPGNIPQQVDFYSRFSPSPLSMKQFLDFGSENACEKTSFMFLRQELPVRLANIMKEISLLPDNLLRTPSVQLVQSWYVQSLQEILDFKDKSSEDSGSVQSFTDTVIKIRNRHNDVIPTMAQGVIEYKESFGIDPVTSQNVQYFLDRFYMSRISIRMLLNQHSLLFGGKINPAHPKHIGSIDPNCNVVEVIKDGYENAKRLCDLYYMSSPELILEELNSKSPGQPMQVVYVPSHLYHMVFELFKNAMRATMEHHADRGIYPAIHVHITLGNEDLTVKMSDRGGGVPMRKIDRLFNYMYSTAPRPRVETSRATPLAGFGYGLPISRLYAQYFQGDLKLYSLEGYGTDAVIYIKALSTESIERLPVYNKAAWKHYKANHEADDWCVPSSEPKDMTTFRSM; encoded by the exons ATGAGGCTGCTGCGCGCCCTTCTGCGCGGCGCTGCCCCGGGCAACATCCCGCAGCAGGTGGACTTCTACTCACGCTTCTCCCCCTCGCCGCTCTCCATGAAGCAATTTCTGGACTTCG GATCTGAAAATGCTTGTGAAAAGACTTCATTTATGTTTCTGCGACAAGAGCTGCCTGTGAGATTGGCAAACATAATGAAGGAAATAAGCTTGCTTCCAGACAACCTCCTAAGAACACCTTCAGTTCAGCTGGTGCAGAGCTG GTATGTCCAAAGTCTTCAGGAGATTCTTGACTTTAAGGACAAAAGCTCAGAAGATTCAGGGTCTGTTCAAAG TTTTACAGACACTGTGATAAAAATCCGGAATCGCCACAATGATGTAATTCCTACGATGGCGCAAGGAGTAATAGAATACAAGGAGAGCTTTGGCATTGATCCAGTGACCTCCCAGAACGTGCAGTATTTTTTAGACCGCTTCTACATGAGTCGCATTTCAATCAGAATGCTCCTTAATCAGCACT ctttactttttgGTGGGAAAATTAATCCAGCTCATCCAAAACATATTGGAAGCATCGATCCTAACTGCAATGTTGTTGAAGTTATTAAAG ATGGCTATGAAAATGCCAAGAGACTTTGTGATTTATATTACATGAGCTCTCCAGAACTTATCCTTGAAGAGTTGAATT CTAAATCACCAGGACAGCCTATGCAAGTGGTGTACGTGCCATCACATCTCTATCACATGGTTTTTGAACTTTTCAAG AATGCAATGAGAGCCACCATGGAACATCATGCTGATCGAGGCATTTATCCTGCAATTCATGTACACATCACATTGGGAAATGAGGATTTAACTGTGAAg ATGAGTGACCGTGGTGGTGGTGTTCCTATGAGGAAAATTGACAGACTGTTCAACTATATGTATTCAACAGCACCACGTCCTCGTGTTGAGACATCACGAGCTACACCTTTG GCTGGATTTGGTTATGGCTTACCCATATCACGTCTGTATGCACAGTACTTCCAAGGAGACCTGAAACTGTATTCCTTAGAAGGCTATGGTACAGATGCAGTTATTTACATCAAG GCCTTATCAACAGAATCAATTGAAAGACTCCCTGTATACAACAAAGCAGCCTGGAAACATTATAAAGCAAACCATGAAGCTGATGACTGGTGTGTGCCAAGCAGTGAGCCAAAGGACATGACCACTTTTCGGAGTATGTAG